The Aspergillus chevalieri M1 DNA, chromosome 5, nearly complete sequence genome includes a region encoding these proteins:
- the pex8 gene encoding putative peroxisomal membrane protein Pex17 (COG:S;~EggNog:ENOG410PFSP;~InterPro:IPR030476), producing MAIERSLATLVRSLQTSSSPQDAFTLLPRATGFLSMLGNPLNVGLLASQLLTVPAIWDYPVNLHDCRKILSVFNSATIGVIQNEEHGDNRTPYGGPRKLSREAWIKAVVSGADERSPRWRHVLLLGGVLLGGEGQNRQGLPWHLRLRLESALVTAAQLALEELDLQNGIEGACVLMVLNYTFELLSDIEKAKLDYDRLLPMMLQTTYNSPEGLESGYFVGAVDNDVVQVPGQKFQWSRHSDTFAHISAITNKPLVAALGPLSRLMAHAVENVRDPRLVSQTVDIIADFSRTLMVQWRQNKLSEIDKIEESLFLDAESLGTTVPMLWKVLRNCLYSVVIVLRGTFGRVLNDRFLAHDKSAPYLSMQALHVLRSMYFISSRIGQNSSSQHMFVSLTAVDILAQYPNLVENFLRSIKPAELGQIPAHPLERCLDLYFLNTAELFTIILSPKASEELLLSAAVPYLAVAANKNLLEIFEAAHSVALAVFAIPNNAAISAKHLPFYIDNLFAVFPRNLSARQFRLAFKTVIQVTAPPSLIANDQPLMPSFLLEVLYDRGLKASDEILPQPSQSPDANPSQTPSPPVSEKAALTLALIDSLCFLRVEDLEEWLPLTANLLNAIHPGNLRAICVDRFWDALSSGEMDVDRAHFCVTWWSTRGGRELVIFGGEPEQAEAEGAYMSGAIGGIARENKL from the exons ATGGCGATAGAGCGGTCGCTTGCGACTCTTGTAAGGTCGCTTCAAACCTCATCGAGTCCCCAGGATGCTTTCAC GCTGCTCCCAAGGGCCACCGGCTTCTTGTCCATGCTGGGGAATCCGTTGAACGTCGGCCTTCTCGCGTCGCAACTATTGACCGTCCCTGCGATATGGGACTATCCCGTGAATTTGCACGATTGTCGCAAGATCCTCAGCGTGTTCAACTCGGCCACCATCGGTGTTATACAAAACGAAGAACATGGAGATAATCGAACACCATATGGGGGACCGAGGAAGCTGAGCCGTGAAGCATGGATTAAGGCGGTTGTCAGCGGCGCGGACGAAAGGTCACCCCGATGGAGACATGTACTGTTACTGGGAGGAGTGCTGCTGGGAGGCGAGGGACAGAATCGCCAGGGCTTGCCGTGGCATTTGCGGCTGAGACTGGAGTCTGCTCTTGTGACGGccgcgcagcttgctttAGAGGAGCTGGATTTGCAAAATGGCATCGAGGGGGCTTGCGTTCTAATGGTTCTGAACTACACTTTCGAACTGCTATCTGACATCGAAAAAGCAAAGCTGGACTATGATCGGCTGCTACCCATGATGTTGCAGACCACCTACAACTCTCCAGAAGGACTTGAAAGTGGATACTTCGTTGGAGCGGTTGATAACGATGTTGTGCAGGTTCCTGGTCAGAAATTCCAATGGTCTCGGCATTCTGACACCTTCGCCCACATCTCTGCGATCACGAACAAGCCGCTTGTTGCTGCACTGGGCCCGCTGTCTCGTCTCATGGCGCATGCTGTTGAAAATGTCCGCGATCCGAGACTCGTGTCGCAGACGGTGGATATAATTGCGGATTTCTCCCGCACGCTGATGGTGCAGTGGCGGCAGAACAAGTTGTCTGAGATTGACAAGATTGAAGAGTCTTTGTTCTTAGATGCGGAGTCATTGGGTACTACCGTTCCCATGCTGTGGAAAGTCCTCCGTAATTGTCTGTATTCGGTTGTGATTGTCCTTCGTGGGACTTTTGGGAGGGTACTCAACGATCGCTTCCTTGCTCATGATAAGA GTGCGCCATACTTGTCAATGCAAGCACTCCATGTACTCCGAAGTATGTACTTCATTTCGTCGCGAATCGGCCAAAACTCGTCCTCTCAGCACATGTTCGTGTCGCTCACGGCCGTTGACATTCTCGCTCAATACCCCAATTTGGTTGAAAATTTCCTGAGGAGCATTAAGCCAGCCGAGCTCGGCCAGATCCCGGCGCATCCACTTGAGCGGTGTCTTGATCTATACTTCCTTAATACTGCTGAACTATTTACGATCATCCTATCACCAAAGGCAAGTGAGGAGCTGCTCCTCTCAGCTGCAGTACCATACCTTGCTGTCGCTGCGAACAAGAATCTGCTTGAGATATTTGAGGCCGCGCATAGTGTGGCTCTTGCTGTATTCGCGATACCCAATAATGCGGCCATATCTGCCAAGCACCTGCCGTTTTATATCGATAATCTATTTGCT GTCTTCCCTCGTAATCTCTCTGCGCGTCAATTCCGCCTCGCCTTCAAGACCGTCATTCAGGTCACTGCTCCACCATCACTCATTGCCAACGACCAACCACTCATGCCCTCCTTCTTACTCGAGGTCCTATACGATCGTGGACTGAAAGCGTCCGATGAAATCCTCCCACAACCATCACAAAGCCCAGACGCGAACCCGAGCCAGACCCCGTCACCTCCAGTCTCCGAGAAAGCCGCTCTAACCCTGGCCCTAATCGACTCCCTCTGCTTCCTCCGGGTAGAGGATCTCGAAGAATGGCTCCCTCTCACCGCGAACCTGCTCAATGCCATCCATCCCGGCAATTTGCGGGCTATCTGTGTCGACCGATTCTGGGATGCGCTGAGTAGCGGCGAGATGGATGTTGACCGTGCGCATTTCTGTGTTACGTGGTGGAGTACGAGAGGTGGGCGCGAGCTTGTGATTTTTGGTGGTGAGCCTGAGCAGGCGGAGGCTGAGGGGGCATATATGAGTGGTGCGATTGGAGGAATTGCGCGGGAGAATAAGCTGTGA
- a CDS encoding protein-S-isoprenylcysteine carboxyl O-methyltransferase (COG:O;~EggNog:ENOG410PJHF;~InterPro:IPR007269,IPR025770;~PFAM:PF04191,PF04140;~TransMembrane:4 (i81-101o107-126i147-167o243-271i);~go_component: GO:0005783 - endoplasmic reticulum [Evidence IEA];~go_component: GO:0016021 - integral component of membrane [Evidence IEA];~go_function: GO:0004671 - protein C-terminal S-isoprenylcysteine carboxyl O-methyltransferase activity [Evidence IEA];~go_process: GO:0006481 - C-terminal protein methylation [Evidence IEA]), with translation MLLANETMTIKASSSSQVHQDSEFPAWRLPHPANSSSSSRSSSASPTPSATTARKAKLSPPLDPSNYPNGEKSLSGISLRAFLIGTTLGISTCVTFFFAFLQSTPLWRVPFFLASLSLFHFLEFYVTAAYNTRYASVSAFLLSSNGWAYNVAHGSAMLECFIGYYFFPESHYYSLNIEDASGVKITLALGLVLMALGQVVRTLAMAQAGSNFNHTVQVEHKEGHVLVQNGVYALSRHPSYFGFFWWGLGTQLVLGNVVCFVGYAIVLWRFFSSRIKREEKFLVCFFGDDYVDYKKTTWVGIPGIQ, from the exons ATGCTCCTCGCAAATGAAACCATGACAATAAAGGCTTCTTCCAGCTCTCAGGTCCACCAGGACTCCGAGTTCCCAGCCTGGCGCCTCCCTCACCCAGCAAATTCGAGCTCAAGCTCGCGATCCTCCTCCgcatcaccaacaccatcaGCGACAACAGCACGAAAAGCGAAACTTTCACCACCCCTCGACCCCTCTAACTACCCCAATGGCGAGAAATCTCTCTCCGGAATCTCCCTCCGGGCCTTCCTGATCGGCACCACGTTAGGAATCTCAACCTGTGTTAcgttcttcttcgccttcctcCAGTCAACGCCCCTATGGCGCGttcccttcttcctcgctTCGCTATCGCTCTTCCACTTCCTTGAGTTCTACGTCACGGCCGCATATAACACGCGCTATGCGTCTGTATCCGCGTTCCTTCTCTCCAGCAATGGCTGGGCTTACAATGTCGCGCACGGATCCGCGATGCTAGAGTGTTTCATCGGATACTACTTCTTCCCCGAGAGCCACTACTATTCGCTCAATATTGAAGATGCCTCCGGTGTCAAAATAACTTTGGCTTTGGGTTTGGTCCTAATGGCGTTAGGCCAGGTCGTTCGCACCCTCGCGATGGCTCAGGCGGGGAGTAACTTCAACCATACCGTGCAGGTCGAACATAAAGAGGGGCATGTGTTAGTGCAGAATGGAGTGTATGCGCTTTCGCGACACCCGAGCTACTTTGGATTCTTTTGGTGGGGTTTGGGGACGCAGTTGGTGCTGGGGAATGTGGTTTGCTTCGTGGGATATGCGATTGTGTTGTGGAGGTTCTTTAGCAGCCGGATTAAGA GAGAGGAAAAGTTCCTGGTCTGTTTCTTTGGAGACGACTATGTGGATTACAAGAAGACTACTTGGGTTGGCATACCAGGTATTCAGTGA
- a CDS encoding putative ubiquitin C-terminal hydrolase (COG:O;~EggNog:ENOG410PHVX;~InterPro:IPR038765,IPR021905,IPR001394,IPR018200, IPR028889;~MEROPS:MER0185433;~PFAM:PF12030,PF00443,PF13423;~go_function: GO:0004843 - thiol-dependent ubiquitin-specific protease activity [Evidence IEA];~go_process: GO:0006511 - ubiquitin-dependent protein catabolic process [Evidence IEA];~go_process: GO:0016579 - protein deubiquitination [Evidence IEA]) → MELRVHGIETMQSDLVSIWRQHIQNAPPELEHPIVPYLVRFLRDSKIVEYVVGIDSHPQLISRSGNIFGFLILTSTYTDLDTDMIWKTVTQSQDSRTVSEVLGMLTKTFPVHPSNSPVLLNVCSKLLELPLNRFDGRMVEFCDHLFHQIREKHDQRNSLDIMDTLHVDAIPLRLCVRLIRESTAVEDVPVEHKAILQQFASSQLSKFSVAGLDETDKMEMYERCIQDIAEMNQFAVGSVQALNALLTGQDPHEMRKLATEFDLTRLAVDEIAHAVDTNQTDFTDSFSRNGFMSRVHMLSRIIDKAADSISTDLGDMLWKKVFMSTALVQQGRRVLWDMLCGLTNHAFKRNPFIERCIHEFVPELSPGEYTPEVLAFAKQTIVYEIRFNPPAIANENEVVTIPGMDRIWNFILTAPPGSIETNATNFAIEVYLDHNVIKMAPRSAVEATHVGLVDRCVEQLKSAAAKLKSFHGHTPDGQAEAMVTPAAEDEVRSAELSFSRSLLFLRQLLQGLRNRPQYSPPQRPPPELPAAPVKGEPIEFRYQYFDGGAQSTVNTLRIGDLSTVSELTDKITQLTGFTKFRTIYGGQTVDLSEKPNLTLRDMKLRSGMLLIRKDADSPVVPSFDRSQSMTPVDSEVLKHFDDLYDLLNLDDNLAREIYDFLVVFPPQERVLTLVKSPDIAEKDILPMEKPYIFLYSMKALSTLLKEAESKSSLDPQFTSHSIRVLVGASIRPEMSESLADSPTKLLLAASLVECFLLALLARSSPADNSSVISDPTPLIKQLLQFIDVGRHVPSTSISEAGVQKLICNSFAVLIEGSMRDHDFWNAVKQQIRFDRLLFSLLLDESRQPVRKEISENIALVCTPMKLLQKTEEPEDQQSTSPENSAKVDIIGTIWEAFTQILPETLNHAHKSQEFFQVALLVFHSVAEKPSRELKYDEYLKQWSTVMLSHQTEEFVGREPVDYLLLGFTRLLWSCLDRAHSGNIPVDTFDLTEKLFDRYLFPDLSTSSDETAIVPRVPVMHNQTRIELYKILTLLIRDDQNYLKVVDLLEDIIPRDNTYSPAWCFDRQKMIRSAEGYAGLKNLSNTCYLNSLLTQLFMNVGFRDFMLQLQVTEPESSQKLLDETKKLFGHMQETWFKSVDPQDLVDSIRTYDNEPIDVTIQMDVDEFYNLLFDRWEAQIADAEEKKKFRTFYGGQLVQQIKSKECTHISERLEPFSAIQCDIKGKASLEESLQAYVEGEIMQGDNKYSCTSCGRHVDAVKRACLKDVPDNLIFHLKRFDFDMITMTRNKINDEFQFPEHIDMSPFNVEYLSEQNTEVQQDLFELVGVLVHSGTAESGHYYSYIRQRPTAVSPGPWVEFNDSDVSRFDQSKIPDQCFGGPTGSFQTNANNVRYNKVWNAYMLFYQRVSSANAARVAYKPANNDIPVSVPVPLDLKNHIAMDNELFIRTYCLLDPYHALFVQYILGRLHDLTDSETVTNSQLVRSTVFIALDTIEQLISRSKDTVGLDAIVSEVFKMITELPMGAYQVLEWVVKHPASIRNLVLKSPHAAVRSSSLRLIAAALAKLRELRDGTESLAEKERWQERYIDSFENVVNMVESQWSILHTASRSWDDYFEFLVLLASFGTYEVGVLLDGGFLLKCLEIVWLDREDPKRLKRQYMGYSKLLEKGRRFSHKKLADLLFNLLTHIDLAAPPTVDDERQPLRDGRYPLNVMENNFIRPLGRNRELVVIKKILQQQNNNPQTTMDIFGVFLDAEPEACLMEPICQVLEDGLRVEPAEFCAPFLEATLHLCRRSPDEEHIIYMIDYVAKGVESINGSGGAAHISFFTNMLDLRNDRLGLNQAWFLSQLIDKIPDWAPTLLVYPERAVRNMTLEVLRQILFTGESEEMGEDWQSRHTEVARELVQVSVDRLRKTYLSTPGQAVEANVIEAMKAVIGHCLVTYFGDSEEDQELIHQAQTVTTAIEELTADLPEELVSEPNEWENDLVMPSDSEEIGSP, encoded by the exons ATGGAACTCAGGGTACACGGTATAGAAACGATGCAGTCGGATTTGGTTAGCATATGGCGGCAACATATCCAGAATGCTCCACCCGAGCTCGAGCATCCGATCGTTCCATACCTGGTCAGATTTCTAAGGGATAGTAAGATCGTTGAATATGTCGTGGGAATCGACTCCCACCCGCAGCTAATCAGTAGGAGCGGTAACATTTTCGGATTCTTGATCCTGACGTCTACCTACACCGATCTCGATACAGACATGATTTGGAAGACAGTGACCCAAAGCCAAGATTCTCGAACGGTGTCTGAAGTTCTAGGAATGCTCACAAAGACTTTCCCGGTGCACCCGTCCAATTCGCCAGTCCTACTCAATGTCTGCTCAAAACTACTTGAACTTCCACTGAACCGTTTCGACGGACGAATGGTTGAGTTTTGTGACCATTTATTCCACCAGATTCGGGAGAAACATGATCAACGGAACAGTCTCGACATTATGGATACTTTGCACGTCGACGCCATCCCTCTGCGCCTTTGCGTACGCCTGATTCGTGAAAGTACTGCTGTTGAGGATGTTCCTGTGGAACACAAGGCTATCCTGCAGCAGTTCGCGAGCTCGCAGTTAAGCAAGTTTAGTGTCGCCGGACTTGACGAGACAGATAAAATGGAGATGTATGAGCGCTGCATCCAAGACATTGCTGAAATGAACCAATTTGCTGTGGGCAGTGTACAGGCTTTGAATGCTCTGCTCACCGGCCAGGATCCTCATGAAATGCGGAAGCTAGCCACTGAGTTCGATCTGACCCGCCTTGCGGTAGACGAAATCGCTCATGCCGTGGATACGAACCAAACGGACTTTACAGACTCCTTTTCTCGAAATGGTTTCATGTCGCGTGTTCATATGCTTTCTCGCATCATCGACAAAGCCGCAGACAGCATTTCGACAGATCTTGGTGACATGTTATGGAAGAAAGTGTTCATGTCGACGGCACTCGTTCAACAGGGAAGACGGGTGTTGTGGGATATGCTCTGTGGACTGACCAACCATGCTTTCAAGAGAAACCCGTTCATAGAGCGTTGTATCCACGAATTTGTCCCAGAACTGTCCCCGGGCGAGTATACGCCGGAGGTGCTTGCATTCGCGAAGCAGACCATAGTCTATGAGATCCGCTTTAACCCGCCAGCGATTGCCAACGAAAATGAAGTGGTTACTATTCCGGGCATGGACCGGATCTGGAATTTCATCCTCACTGCTCCTCCAGGATCGATCGAGACTAATGCAACGAACTTTGCGATTGAGGTGTATCTCGACCACAACGTGATCAAAATGGCGCCGCGGTCTGCTGTTGAAGCTACACACGTTGGCCTAGTTGACCGTTGTGTGGAACAGCTGAAATCAGCTGCTGCGAAGCTCAAATCATTCCACGGCCATACGCCTGATGGACAGGCCGAAGCGATGGTAACACCAGCAGCTGAGGATGAGGTCCGTTCTGCAGAACTGAGTTTTAGCCGCTCATTGCTTTTCCTCCGTCAACTGTTGCAAGGGCTGAGGAACCGTCCTCAATACAGCCCACCGCAAAGGCCACCGCCAGAGTTACCCGCGGCGCCCGTGAAAGGCGAGCCGATTGAATTCCGATATCAGTATTTCGACGGTGGTGCTCAATCGACAGTCAATACGTTGCGCATTGGAGACCTTTCTACTGTTTCCGAACTTACCGACAAGATTACACAGCTTACGGGTTTCACTAAGTTCAGAACCATCTACGGCGGACAGACAGTTGATCTATCTGAAAAGCCCAACCTTACGCTCCGAGATATGAAGCTTCGTTCAGGGATGCTACTCATTCGCAAGGATGCGGACAGTCCTGTGGTACCATCGTTTGATAGGAGCCAATCCATGACACCTGTGGATTCTGAAGTGCTCAAGCATTTTGATGACCTTTATGATCTCCTAAACCTTGATGACAATCTGGCCCGAGAG ATATATGATTTCCTTGTGGTCTTCCCACCACAGGAGCGTGTTTTAACGCTCGTAAAGTCCCCTGATATAGCAGAGAAGGATATCCTCCCCATGGAAAAGCCGTACATTTTCCTTTACTCGATGAAGGCCCTTTCAACTTTGCTTAAGGAAGCAGAATCTAAG TCCTCGTTGGATCCGCAATTTACCTCTCACAGTATCCGTGTATTGGTTGGCGCTTCCATACGCCCTGAAATGTCTGAGTCACTCGCAGACAGTCCCACGAAGCTTTTGCTCGCAGCCAGCCTTGTCGAGTGTTTCCTTTTGGCCCTTCTTG CGAGATCATCTCCTGCGGATAATTCATCCGTGATTTCCGACCCGACACCTTTGATTAAGCAACTTCTCCAATTCATAGATGTTGGGCGTCACGTACCGTCCACCAGTATCAGCGAAGCTGGTGTACAGAAATTAATTTGTAATTCATTTGCTGTTCTGATTGAAGGTTCCATGCGTGATCATGACTTCTGGAACGCGGTTAAGCAGCAAATCCGATTTGATCGGCTTCTCTTCTCGCTATTGTTGGATGAGAGTCGCCAACCCGTTCGGAAAGAAATATCTGAGAACATTGCTTTGGTCTGCACTCCCATGAAACTGCTTCAAAAAACCGAAGAGCCTGAAGACCAGCAGTCAACATCTCCTGAGAACTCTGCCAAAGTCGACATCATTGGAACGATCTGGGAGGCTTTCACGCAAATTTTGCCGGAAACTCTCAATCATGCACATAAATCCCAGGAGTTCTTTCAAGTCGCCCTTCTGGTCTTTCACTCGGTTGCTGAGAAACCTTCGCGCGAGCTCAAGTATGATGAATACCTCAAGCAATGGAGCACCGTCATGTTGAGCCATCAGACTGAAGAG TTTGTCGGGCGGGAGCCCGTAGATTACCTCCTCTTAGGGTTCACTCGGCTTCTGTGGTCATGTCTGGATCGCGCGCACTCTGGAAACATCCCGGTCGACACTTTTGATCTCACCGAGAAACTGTTTGACAGATACCTTTTCCCGGATTTGTCAACGTCTTCCGATGAGACAGCTATCGTTCCTCGAGTCCCGGTCATGCACAATCAAACGCGTATAGAGCTCTACAAGATACTGACGCTGCTTATCAGAGATGATCAGAATTACTTGAAGGTGGTGGATCTTTTGGAGGACATCATCCCACGAGACAACACGTACTCCCCAGCTTGGTGTTTTGACCGTCAGAAAATGATTCGATCCGCAGAGGGTTATGCAGGACTCAAGAACCTCTCCAACACATGTTACCTGAACTCCCTGCTAACGCAACTGTTCATGAACGTGGGGTTCCGTGACTTTATGCTGCAGCTCCAGGTAACTGAACCCGAGTCCTCGCAGAAACTCCTGGACGAGACAAAAAAACTTTTCGGGCATATGCAAGAAACATGGTTCAAGAGTGTTGATCCCCAGGACTTGGTCGACAGCATCCGGACCTATGATAATGAGCCGATCGACGTTACTATCCAGATGGACGTTGATGAGTTCTATAATCTGCTATTCGACAGATGGGAAGCGCAAATCGCCGacgcagaagaaaagaagaagttccGGACGTTCTACGGCGGACAATTGGTCCAGCAGATCAAATCCAAGGAGTGTACGCATATCTCCGAGCGGCTGGAGCCTTTCtctgccattcagtgtgatATCAAGGGCAAGGCGAGTCTTGAAGAAAGTCTGCAGGCCTATGTTGAGGGAGAGATCATGCAAGGAG ACAATAAATACTCGTGCACATCATGTGGACGCCATGTTGATGCTGTCAAGAG GGCTTGTTTGAAAGATGTCCCGGACAATCTTATCTTCCATCTGAAAAGGTTTGATTTTGATATGATCACAATGACCCGTAACAAAATCAACGATGAATTCCAGTTCCCTGAGCATATTGACATGAGTCCATTCAATGTTGAATATCTCTCTGAGCAAAACACCGAAGTTcagcaggatctcttcgaaCTTGTCGGTGTGCTAGTACACAGCGGTACAGCTGAGTCTGGCCACTATTATTCGTACATCCGCCAAAGACCCACAGCTGTATCACCAGGGCCATGGGTTGAATTTAACGATTCGGATGTTAGCAGATTCGACCAATCGAAGATTCCAGATCAGTGCTTTGGAGGCCCCACTGGATCGTTTCAGACCAACGCCAATAATGTTCGGTACAACAAGGTCTGGAACGCTTACATGCTATTCTACCAACGCGTTTCTAGTGCAAATGCTGCCAGAGTCGCCTACAAGCCGGCCAACAATGATATCCCAGTCAGCGTTCCAGTGCCGTTGGATCTGAAAAATCATATCGCAATGGACAATGAACTCTTCATCCGGACATACTGCTTGCTGGATCCATACCACGCCCTTTTTGTCCAATACATTCTTGGTCGGCTTCACGACTTGACGGATTCGGAAACAGTCACAAACTCTCAGTTGGTCAGATCCACGGTGTTTATTGCCTTGGATACGATAGAGCAGTTAATATCGAGGTCCAAGGATACCGTGGGTCTGGATGCAATTGTGTCTGAAGTTTTCAAAATGATCACGGAACTTCCGATGGGTGCATACCAAGTCCTTGAATGGGTTGTGAAACACCCGGCCAGCATTCGCAATTTGGTTCTGAAGAGCCCTCATGCTGCTGTTCGCAGCAGCTCACTCAGGCTCATCGCAGCCGCTCTTGCCAAACTTCGGGAGTTGCGAGACGGTACAGAGTCTCTTGCCGAGAAGGAAAGGTGGCAAGAACGGTACATAGATTCTTTTGAAAATGTTGTCAATATGGTGGAGTCCCAGTGGTCCATTCTCCACACAGCTAGCCGCTCGTGGGATGACTATTTTGAATTCTTGGTTTTGCTCGCCAGCTTCGGAACTTACGAGGTTGGAGTCCTACTCGACGGCGGATTTTTGCTCAAATGTTTGGAAATAGTTTGGCTCGACCGGGAAGACCCCAAGAGGTTAAAGCGGCAGTACATGGGTTATTCCAAACTCCTCGAGAAAGGCCGTCGGTTCTCGCACAAGAAACTCGCTGACCTTTTGTTCAACTTGCTAACGCATATCGATCTTGCTGCCCCTCCGACAGTCGACGATGAGCGACAGCCTCTGCGAGATGGTAGATACCCCCTGAATGTGATGGAAAATAACTTTATTCGCCCACTTGGAAGGAACAGGGAGCTGGTGGTGATTAAGAAAATCCTCCAGCAGCAGAACAACAATCCTCAGACAACTATGGACATATTTGGTGTGTTCTTGGACGCAGAGCCCGAAGCTTGTCTTATGGAACCAATCTGCCAGGTTTTGGAAGACGGTCTCAGAGTTGAGCCTGCGGAGTTCTGCGCACCATTTTTGGAGGCTACCTTGCACCTCTGCCGTCGAAGTCCCGACGAGGAGCACATTATCTACATGATAGATTATGTTGCTAAGGGCGTTGAGTCGATAAATGGCAGTGGAGGGGCCGCTCACATTAGTTTCTTCACGAACATGCTGGATCTCCGAAATGACCGACTTGGTCTCAACCAGGCTTGGTTCTTGTCACAATTGATCGATAAGATTCCGGACTGGGCTCCGACATTGCTCGTTTACCCCGAGAGAGCGGTTAGAAATATGACTCTGGAAGTCCTGCGCCAGATACTGTTTACTGGAGAAAGCGAGGAGATGGGTGAAGACTGGCAGTCACGTCACACTGAGGTTGCCAGAGAACTTGTGCAAGTGTCTGTTGACAGGCTGAGGAAGACTTATCTGTCAACCCCGGGACAGGCGGTTGAAGCGAATGTCATTGAGGCGATGAAGGCTGTTATCGGCCACTGTTTGGTCACGTACTTTGGTGATAGTGAGGAGGATCAGGAGTTGATTCACCAGGCGCAGA CGGTTACTACAGCCATCGAAGAACTCACCGCGGATCTCCCCGAGGAGCTGGTTTCCG AGCCCAATGAGTGGGAGAATGACTTAGTGATGCCCAGCGACTCTGAGGAGATTGGTTCTCCATAA
- a CDS encoding putative transcription factor TFIIE complex alpha subunit (COG:K;~EggNog:ENOG410PI31;~InterPro:IPR024550,IPR039997,IPR002853,IPR017919;~PFAM:PF02002;~go_process: GO:0006367 - transcription initiation from RNA polymerase II promoter [Evidence IEA]) translates to MDLANTLIRTVVRTFYETRHILVVDALFIHSVLHAEDLAFLLGMQQKDLRKLCAKLREDRLISVNTRAEIRDGATRPVNREYYYIPLHPVVDAVKYKLSKLTSTIKAQYTPSEERKEYICLRCGSEWTELDVLSLVGEEGFECQNCGAVLERTEDVKGADGIDRTGHEKNSKLMAQLDGMLKLLKQIDSVEIPPNDFDTAWDHKVDVIRNQATHPTRTAVAVPSKQQETVRGSAKTDTTALEISLTSSEEKSAAEQAEEAARKAAVEQQNALPVWHTHSTVSTNAGNIGVKTEEGVDIKPEIKAEEEDQKPSADALDDKVAAYYAEMAREQALQAQAEASSAEEDSDEFDEFEDVGVSGSGSATPAVGGGGAAPAPANSITATGIKRELDTDTGSSIPKTESVSPAAADEGPAAKKVKTEPESEVKKEESDEDEEEFEDV, encoded by the exons ATGGATCTCGCGAACACTCTCATCCGGACTGTCGTCCGCACCTTCTACGAGACTCGCCACATCCTTGTGGTTGATGCGCTTTTCATTCACTCTGT TCTCCATGCGGAAGACCTCGCATTCCTTCTAGGCATGCAGCAGAAAGACCTCCGCAAGCTCTGCGCAAAATTACGCGAAGACCGTCTAATTTCCGT TAATACACGAGCGGAGATTCGAGATGGCGCGACTCGTCCAGTCAACCGTGAATATTACTACATCCCTCTCCACCCGGTCGTCGACGCGGTCAAGTACAAACTCTCCAAATTAACCTCGACCATCAAAGCGCAATACACGCCCAGTGAAGAACGAAAGGAATACATTTGTCTGCGATGCGGGTCTGAATGGACGGAACTCGACGTGTTGAGTCTCGTAGGCGAAGAAGGGTTCGAATGCCAGAATTGCGGAGCCGTCCTCGAACGAACAGAAGACGTGAAAGGTGCCGATGGAATCGACCGGACAGGCCATGAGAAGAACAGCAAGCTCATGGCCCAGCTTGACGGAATGTTGAAACTGCTCAAGCAGATCGACTCCGTCGAAATCCCTCCGAACGACTTCGACACAGCCTGGGACCACAAAGTCGACGTTATCCGAAACCAAGCAACCCACCCAACCCGCACCGCAGTCGCCGTCCCATCCAAACAACAAGAAACCGTGCGCGGCAGCGCCAAAACCGACACTACCGCGCTCGAAATCTCCCTCACCTCATCCGAAGAAAAGAGCGCCGCGGAACAAGCCGAAGAAGCAGCCCGCAAAGCCGCAGTCGAGCAACAAAATGCCCTCCCAGTCTGGCACACCCATTCCACTGTCTCAACCAACGCCGGAAACATCGGCGTCAAGACAGAAGAGGGCGTCGACATCAAACCGGAGATcaaagcagaagaagaagaccagAAACCCTCCGCCGATGCACTGGACGACAAAGTCGCCGCATATTATGCGGAAATGGCCCGCGAGCAGGCTCTTCAGGCACAGGCAGAAGCCAGCAGCGCAGAGGAAGACTCGGACGAATTTGACGAGTTTGAGGATGTTGGCGTCTCTGGCAGCGGGTCTGCGACGCCTgctgttggtggtggtggtgctgctcCAGCACCTGCCAACAGTATAACAGCTACTGGTATCAAGCGTGAACTTGATACAGATACCGGTTCTAGCATTCCTAAGACAGAGTCCGTTTCTCCCGCCGCGGCCGATGAAGGCCCGGCGGCGAAGAAGGTCAAGACTGAACCTGAATCAGAagtgaagaaggaagagtccgatgaggatgaggaggaattcGAAGATGTCTAA